The following are encoded together in the Bactrocera neohumeralis isolate Rockhampton chromosome 6, APGP_CSIRO_Bneo_wtdbg2-racon-allhic-juicebox.fasta_v2, whole genome shotgun sequence genome:
- the LOC126762275 gene encoding protein naked cuticle, producing the protein MAGNIVKWWKHKILGGYKQFSVQECTTDSEELMYHQVRASSSCSAPPDLLMVSDRENNIPLRSPVVNLISTATTTTPAAHHHSSAAVGCSSVPKHHHATGQQQQQHAAHRDPHQQHGAKDDGGKQHLKLSSKSAAGKFINTQQQLAVSSQQQQQQQYQDEIDGPQQTSHQRHSSHQHGKEERIRLEEFTCDVSVEGGKSTQPLQFSFTFYDLDGHHGKITKDDIVGIVYTIYESIGKSVVVPHCGSKTINVRLTVSPEGKSKSAAAAAAAGGGGAGGGGGGKLKKTANGAGAGMLDAATKSNAGHGHGHTRRQHRYRPRKLIKSDDEDDDSNSDKEKEAAAATNAPATTTSGALAVSGVGAPVVAGVGVGGKSKGHSSGSKFNKMKASAAVAEQQQMLYQQQQPQETGNAAAPQQQHTPPHIDASAANCPHESLYENMTSVNLKCCSTKDARLKIEDCRGCEPTVTSAPITPAGYVRSSTDVYMRQASTRVKMLRKARKQKFQDHCHETRQRSLSVGSEACWYNRHIQQQQQQSKLEQSQQQQQQQLGDVVDGVQLRNPQKNATTAGAAASSALAQRQRNSAECWKTALNRNDLMSIIRESMEKNRLCFQMSGKPQANVSPIRQPQLQHQPPHSQQQLQQQQQQQQRSNTVSKIPTLIANHSNAIINHTNSSNNNHSSNNNNHHHRHHHSPNNSHSHSNSSSHSHSSNHTNNNSSELNLHDISTTNNTNTTQYHPQPHIPIYHQQMAINPAVLAAQSGMQHGVHGKLNLCGYDSFLHATICGGGTSHSPPLTTSGNVGALTATTFVPQIVSHDQHSNQQQLIATVQPIMNAVPSSQSTPAKVFLNSTTHQIKTSKILRSGSYSQQHTPLHSLTAHNSPQYSGYQRLSSSNAHHSHAHGHGGHNQQVHQQCANKLAALSLGDAPLAHNSPVEHIEKWLKNNSAKHQRKDSATKYADNALYAKLSEKLQESALSTHNQRENVQRRKHKSAHKLRTPTAGNTPTAQSKSACAPNGMQSSSSNTSIGTYAALIPIHGDPAECENLIAPTTTDDEAVNEAPTALFYASCKAAANSTPKSNAAANAAVEPVNQDSNVATAKLVDITDETELVAVEAVESAVDDRDVTLRVSDAAEVEELDAEEGVEDEEEAETEESGSASAANTSGGASSLIHRYVHEHIHHHYHHFEEKDE; encoded by the exons TTCAAGAATGCACCACCGACTCCGAGGAGCTGATGTACCACCAGGTGCGCGCCTCATCCTCCTGCAGTGCGCCACCCGACTTGCTCATGGTGAGCGATCGCGAAAACAATATACCGTTACGTTCGCCGGTAGTCAATCTAATTtccaccgcaacaacaacaacgccggCGGCGCATCATCACAGCAGCGCCGCTGTTGGCTGCAGCAGTGTGCCAAAACATCATCATGCCACcggacaacagcaacaacaacatgcggCACATCGTGATCCACACCAACAACACGGTGCAAAGGATGACGGTGGTAAACAACATTTGAAATTGAGCAGCAAAAGTGCTGccggtaaattcattaatacaCAGCAACAGTTGGCCGTTAGtagtcaacaacagcaacaacaacagtaccaGGATGAAATTGATGGGCCACAGCAGACATCGCATCAGCGGCACTCCTCACATCAGCACGGCAAGGAGGAGCGCATACGGCTAGAG GAGTTCACTTGCGACGTTTCCGTTGAGGGTGGCAAGTCCACACAGCCGCTGCAGTTCTCCTTCACCTTCTACGACCTCGACGGCCATCACGGCAAAATCACAAAGGATGACATTGTCGGCATCGTCTACACGATATACGAGTCGATCGGCAAGTCCGTGGTGGTGCCACACTGCGGCAGCAAAACAATCAACGTCCGTCTCACTGTCAGCCCCGAGGGCAAATCAAAATCAGCCGCGGCCGCCGCTGCAGCTGGCGGTGGAGGCGCgggtggtggcggcggcggtaAGTTGAAGAAAACTGCTAACGGCGCTGGTGCCGGCATGTTGGACGCCGCGACAAAGTCAAACGCCGGTCACGGACACGGCCACACACGTCGGCAGCACCGCTATCGGCCGCGCAAACTAATTAAATCGGATGATGAGGACGATGACAGTAACAGTGACAAGGAAAAGGAAGCAGCAGCCGCGACCAATGCTCCTGCCACAACGACAAGTGGCGCATTGGCGGTCAGTGGCGTGGGTGCGCCAGTGGTGGCGGGTGTGGGTGTGGGTGGCAAGTCAAAAGGTCATTCCAGCGGCAGCAAGTTCAATAAAATGAAGGCCTCCGCCGCAGTGGCGGAGCAACAGCAAATGTTGTATCAGCAACAGCAGCCGCAGGAAACGGGCAATGCGGCAGCGCCACAACAGCAACACACGCCACCACACATCGACGCGTCTGCCGCAAACTGTCCGCACGAGAGTCTCTATGAGAATATGACGTCAGTGAATCTGAAATGTTGCAGCACTAAGGATGCGCGGCTGAAAATCGAAGACTGCCGCGGCTGTGAGCCGACAGTGACGAGCGCACCGATTACACCTGCGGGCTATGTGCGCTCGTCGACGGATGTGTACATGCGACAGGCGTCGACGCGCGTCAAAATGCTGCGTAAGGCGCGAAAACAAAAG TTTCAGGACCATTGCCACGAAACACGGCAGCGCAGCCTCTCGGTCGGCAGCGAGGCCTGTTGGTACAATCggcacatacaacaacaacaacagcaaagcaaaCTAGAACAGtctcagcagcagcagcagcagcaattagGTGATGTTGTCGATGGCGTTCAGCTACGTAATCCACAGAAGAACGCAACTACCGCCGGCGCCGCCGCCTCGTCCGCTCTGGCTCAACGGCAGCGCAACTCTGCTGAGTGCTGGAAGACCGCATTGAATCGCAACGACTTGATGAGCATTATACGGGAAAGCATGGAGAAGAATCGTTTGTGTTTTCAGATGAGCGG AAAACCTCAAGCAAATGTGAGTCCTATAAGGCAACCACAACTTCAACATCAACCGCCTCACAGtcagcagcagctgcagcaacaacagcaacagcaacagcgctCAAATACTGTGTCGAAAATACCAACCTTAATTGCGAACCACAGCAATGCCATTATCAACCacaccaacagcagcaacaacaatcacagcagcaacaacaacaaccatcaCCATCGTCATCATCACAGCCCCAACAACAGCCACAgccacagcaacagcagcagtcaCAGTCACAGCAGCAATCAcacgaacaacaacagcagcgagttAAATTTACACGACATCAGCACcaccaacaacaccaacaccacaCAATACCATCCTCAGCCACATATACCCATCTACCATCAACAAATGGCCATTAATCCCGCTGTGCTCGCCGCACaaagtggcatgcaacatggTGTACACGGCAAACTGAATTTGTGTGGCTACGATTCTTTTCTACATGCCACCATTTGCGGTGGCGGCACCAGTCACTCGCCACCGCTGACAACAAGTGGCAACGTCGGCGCCTTAACGGCCACCACATTCGTGCCACAAATTGTCAGCCACGATCAACACAGTAATCAACAACAACTAATCGCAACAGTACAACCCATAATGAACGCAGTTCCTAGCAGCCAGAGCACGCCCGCAAAGGTCTTCCTCAACTCCACCACGCACCAGATCAAAACCAGCAAAATACTGCGCAGCGGCTCATACTCACAACAACATACACCGCTGCACAGCCTCACCGCACATAATTCACCACAGTACAGCGGCTATCAGCGGCTGTCATCTTCCAATGCGCACCACAGCCATGCACATGGACATGGTGGCCACAATCAGCAAGTACACCAACAATGCGCCAATAAGCTGGCGGCTCTGAGTCTCGGCGACGCGCCGCTGGCTCACAACTCCCCCGTAGAGCACATTGAGAAGTGGCTGAAGAACAATAGCGCCAAACATCAGCGCAAGGACAGCGCCACGAAGTATGCCGATAATGCGCTGTACGCCAAGCTGAGCGAGAAGCTGCAAGAGAGCGCGCTGAGCACGCACAACCAACGCGAAAATGTGCAGCGGCGCAAGCACAAGTCCGCACACAAGCTGCGCACGCCGACCGCTGGCAACACGCCCACAGCGCAGTCCAAAAGCGCATGCGCGCCTAATGGCATGCAGTCGAGCAGCTCGAATACGAGCATAGGCACCTACGCAGCGCTCATACCGATACACGGCGATCCGGCAGAATGTGAGAACCTCATCGCGCCGACCACTACCGACGACGAGGCGGTGAACGAGGCGCCTACGGCGCTCTTTTACGCGTCCTGCAAAGCTGCCGCAAACTCAACGCCGAAGTCAAATGCAGCGGCTAACGCTGCGGTGGAGCCAGTCAATCAAGACAGCAATGTAGCAACCGCCAAATTGGTGGACATAACCGATGAGACTGAATTGGTGGCTGTTGAAGCTGTGGAGAGCGCGGTGGATGATCGGGATGTGACATTGCGCGTAAGCGATGCGGCTGAAGTCGAGGAGTTGGATGCGGAGGAAGGTGTGGAGGATGAAGAGGAGGCAGAGACCGAAGAGAGCGGCAGTGCGAGCGCGGCCAATACGAGTGGCGGCGCATCGTCGCTGATACACCGCTATGTGCACGAGCACATACACCATCACTATCATCACTTTGAGGAAAAAGACGAATAA